From the genome of Clostridium sp. BNL1100, one region includes:
- a CDS encoding radical SAM protein → MDSSSLSEYMSRTVENIVSHTIRSTLKNPKETAFLMKYLLSTKIATVRRLKSEKAGLHIPPFLIASITKSCNLRCSGCYARELHTCSDEVRDSQMTCQRWNEIFREAENLGISFILLAGGEPLMRRDVVVKAADSKNIIFPIFSNGLLIDDFYIDLFSKNRNLLPVLSIEGYQEETDQRRGQGTYKALLEVMSRLNDNGIVYGASVTITTQNIEEVSGKNFIDILSNMGCKIIFYVEYVPAEEGTDYLAPTEKERELLAERLTELRSNYKDILFLSFPGDEKATGGCLAAGRGFFHINSDGGAEPCPFSPQSDTSLREVGLKEALKSPLFVRLDSEGLLLGDHRGGCMLFEKKAEVDALTGL, encoded by the coding sequence ATGGATAGCAGCAGTCTTTCCGAATATATGAGCAGAACCGTAGAGAATATTGTGAGTCATACCATCAGGTCTACTTTAAAAAATCCCAAGGAAACAGCTTTTCTAATGAAATATTTGTTATCAACAAAAATAGCAACAGTAAGACGTTTAAAAAGTGAAAAAGCAGGACTTCATATTCCTCCGTTTCTGATAGCTAGCATAACTAAAAGCTGCAATTTAAGATGCAGCGGCTGCTATGCAAGAGAATTACATACTTGTTCTGATGAAGTAAGGGATAGTCAGATGACCTGCCAGCGATGGAATGAAATATTCCGGGAGGCAGAGAATTTGGGGATTTCATTTATACTTTTGGCCGGAGGAGAGCCTTTAATGAGAAGAGATGTGGTTGTAAAAGCTGCAGACAGTAAAAATATAATTTTCCCTATATTCTCCAATGGATTGCTGATAGATGACTTTTACATAGACTTGTTCAGCAAAAACAGAAACCTTCTACCAGTATTAAGCATTGAGGGTTATCAGGAGGAAACTGATCAAAGGCGGGGACAGGGTACATACAAAGCATTGTTAGAAGTGATGAGCAGACTGAATGACAATGGAATAGTTTACGGTGCATCTGTAACGATAACAACACAAAATATTGAGGAAGTTTCCGGAAAAAATTTTATTGATATTCTATCAAATATGGGATGTAAAATCATTTTTTACGTAGAATATGTTCCGGCAGAAGAAGGAACCGATTATCTCGCTCCAACGGAAAAGGAACGTGAATTGCTGGCAGAAAGACTTACAGAGCTGCGGTCAAATTACAAGGACATATTGTTTTTGTCGTTTCCGGGAGATGAAAAAGCAACTGGAGGCTGCTTGGCAGCAGGAAGAGGATTTTTCCATATAAATTCTGATGGTGGGGCAGAGCCATGCCCATTTTCGCCTCAATCAGATACAAGTCTCAGGGAAGTAGGTCTTAAGGAAGCCTTGAAGTCACCATTGTTCGTAAGGCTTGACAGTGAAGGACTGCTGCTGGGAGACCACAGGGGAGGCTGCATGTTATTTGAGAAAAAAGCGGAGGTTGACGCACTTACGGGTTTATAA
- the fabG gene encoding 3-oxoacyl-[acyl-carrier-protein] reductase has product MWKLFDEGCTALVTGASRGIGRAIALELARQGVDVVINYRSNEEMAVSLKEEIEEMGRQALIIKADMQNPEEIKQMFKQIKSQFRHIDILVNNAGIIKDGYLMMMSEASFQKVIDTNLLGCFRISQEALKMMCSAKKGVIVNIASTSGIVGQEGQANYSASKAGIIAFSKVVAKEYARYGIRCNVVAPGFIETDMTNDAGGKSLKDKYMDFISLKRFGEPQDIADAVAFLASSRSKYITGKVLTVDGGLID; this is encoded by the coding sequence ATGTGGAAGTTATTTGATGAAGGATGTACAGCATTAGTAACCGGTGCTTCAAGAGGTATTGGCAGGGCAATTGCCTTGGAATTGGCAAGGCAGGGAGTTGATGTTGTAATAAATTATCGCTCCAATGAAGAAATGGCTGTATCTTTGAAGGAAGAAATAGAAGAAATGGGGCGTCAGGCTCTTATTATTAAGGCAGATATGCAAAACCCTGAAGAAATAAAGCAAATGTTCAAGCAAATAAAAAGCCAGTTTAGACATATTGACATTCTTGTGAATAATGCCGGAATAATTAAGGATGGTTATCTTATGATGATGAGTGAGGCCAGTTTTCAAAAGGTTATAGATACAAACCTTTTAGGCTGCTTCAGGATTTCGCAGGAGGCATTGAAAATGATGTGCTCTGCAAAAAAAGGAGTAATAGTTAATATTGCATCAACAAGCGGAATCGTTGGACAAGAGGGTCAAGCTAACTATTCTGCATCCAAGGCAGGCATAATTGCCTTCTCAAAGGTAGTTGCAAAGGAATATGCCAGATACGGAATAAGATGTAATGTTGTAGCACCCGGATTTATTGAAACAGATATGACAAATGACGCAGGAGGTAAATCTCTTAAAGACAAATACATGGATTTTATATCTCTCAAGCGTTTCGGAGAGCCTCAGGATATTGCAGATGCAGTTGCATTTCTGGCTTCATCACGTTCAAAATACATAACCGGCAAAGTTCTAACAGTGGATGGTGGCTTAATCGATTAA
- a CDS encoding flavodoxin family protein — MNIKNNKVNILVINGSPKGINSNTLKITNAFLDGIKVKYQEFAKIETVIVSTSNINHCKGCFCCWTSTPGSCIINDDMTQILSQIINANIIVWSFPLYYYGMPSKVKALLDRNLPLLLPYITNRDDGGSNHPFRYKGNHAEIVLISTCGFYSTINNYEALIKQFDILYGINYTKIICPEGELFSQKQLSKRINEYLLSVKQAGEEYAFNRCFSDETEQKLNTLLCSPKTFVKFADNSWNIKDI; from the coding sequence ATGAATATAAAAAATAATAAAGTAAATATCCTTGTTATTAATGGGAGTCCTAAAGGTATAAATAGTAATACGCTTAAAATAACAAATGCATTTCTAGATGGTATTAAGGTAAAATATCAGGAATTTGCTAAAATCGAAACGGTTATAGTAAGCACCAGTAATATTAATCATTGTAAAGGTTGCTTTTGTTGTTGGACTTCAACTCCTGGAAGTTGTATTATAAATGATGACATGACACAAATTTTGTCCCAAATTATAAATGCAAACATTATTGTTTGGAGTTTTCCGCTTTATTACTATGGAATGCCTTCAAAGGTTAAGGCACTGCTGGATAGAAATTTGCCTTTATTATTACCGTACATAACCAATCGTGATGACGGTGGGAGTAATCATCCGTTTCGCTATAAAGGAAACCACGCTGAGATTGTCTTAATTTCAACTTGTGGTTTTTACTCGACTATTAACAACTACGAAGCATTAATAAAACAATTTGATATTTTGTATGGAATTAATTATACCAAGATTATTTGCCCTGAAGGAGAATTATTCTCCCAGAAACAACTGAGTAAAAGAATCAATGAATACTTATTGTCTGTTAAACAAGCCGGTGAAGAATATGCCTTTAATAGATGTTTTTCAGATGAAACAGAGCAAAAGCTTAATACCCTATTATGTTCACCCAAAACTTTTGTAAAATTTGCAGATAATAGTTGGAATATAAAAGATATTTAG
- a CDS encoding ABC transporter permease: MLRKLIYRNSKLYFRDRTSVFFSMLAVLIVIALYILFLAKLQVDAVNQQTNGVLNGDDLSYLINSWILAGLLSITTLTSTLGALGTMVNDRENRIVMDFKSSPLSAMTYPVSCVITSFTVGTIISVISFAVYGGYIYFGTGYFFSIGMILKCLGLICLSAMMSAALMGFMVSFFSTNSAYSSASLIIGTTIGFLNGLYVPMGSLPETIQSVLKFLPFGHIASLFRRVLMQESVDLCFKNAPMSVRDSYTREFGVVLDWNGSEIRPYISIIFILGVLLISLILFFINFRRKKQEI, from the coding sequence ATGTTAAGAAAACTAATTTATCGCAATTCCAAACTTTACTTTAGAGACAGGACGTCAGTATTTTTTTCTATGCTGGCAGTTCTAATAGTGATAGCATTGTATATTTTGTTTTTGGCAAAGCTGCAGGTAGATGCCGTAAATCAGCAAACAAATGGCGTACTTAACGGAGACGATCTATCCTATCTTATAAATAGCTGGATTTTAGCAGGACTGTTGTCCATTACTACACTGACAAGTACATTAGGTGCATTAGGAACAATGGTAAATGACCGGGAGAACAGAATTGTTATGGACTTTAAAAGTTCCCCTCTTTCAGCAATGACATATCCTGTTTCATGTGTAATAACATCATTTACAGTTGGAACTATCATAAGTGTTATATCCTTTGCAGTTTATGGTGGTTACATTTATTTTGGTACCGGATATTTCTTCAGTATCGGAATGATTTTAAAATGTCTTGGACTGATTTGCCTGTCTGCTATGATGAGCGCTGCATTAATGGGCTTTATGGTGTCGTTCTTTTCAACAAACAGTGCATATTCATCAGCCAGTCTGATAATCGGAACAACAATAGGGTTTTTAAATGGGCTTTATGTACCTATGGGATCATTGCCCGAAACCATTCAAAGTGTATTAAAGTTCCTGCCGTTCGGGCATATCGCTTCACTTTTCAGACGTGTACTTATGCAGGAGTCGGTTGATTTATGCTTTAAAAATGCTCCCATGTCGGTGCGTGATAGTTACACCCGTGAATTTGGGGTGGTTCTGGACTGGAATGGAAGTGAAATCAGGCCATACATTTCAATCATATTTATCTTAGGAGTTTTACTGATTTCATTAATACTGTTTTTTATTAATTTCAGACGCAAAAAACAAGAAATATAA
- a CDS encoding glycine cleavage T C-terminal barrel domain-containing protein — translation MLTSKLENKYSERAEFIEVKDRKVVKTLGNLQKEYTALREGAMFYDCSTYGLFSVEGDKAELFLENLATKDIQYLNVGNVSECYFLNEEAEIVGNVFIVRRENDFIVISPWEKAADVKEWLVIQAKESEYEIEIKDLFDTMAIVSTEGPKSWKVVKKIFGVEIENLALRASMSFSWNGQEVLLIRAGRSSEYGYIAISSIEGGLNIYDKLLSEDGQWDFPVNEGGLECLELSMLEVHQPNFLRETSEHGNIFELAQQWQIQFDKEDYIGYEKMMEIFKSGKSKGAVGFVATESQIPYETGDKLYLNEACIGHIIYSLFSIKLCKPLGIALLNDPYANAGLTYEVKTSDGVLQKIQTISGPFIRPLSWDQKME, via the coding sequence ATGTTAACAAGCAAATTGGAAAATAAGTACAGTGAAAGAGCAGAGTTTATTGAAGTTAAGGATCGGAAAGTCGTAAAAACCTTAGGCAACCTTCAAAAAGAGTATACGGCACTTAGAGAAGGTGCTATGTTTTATGATTGCAGTACATACGGCTTGTTTTCAGTAGAAGGGGATAAAGCTGAGTTGTTCCTTGAAAATCTCGCTACAAAGGACATACAATACCTTAATGTAGGAAATGTCAGCGAATGTTATTTTCTCAATGAAGAGGCTGAAATTGTAGGAAATGTATTTATAGTACGCAGAGAAAATGATTTTATCGTGATTTCCCCATGGGAGAAGGCAGCTGATGTAAAAGAATGGCTTGTTATACAGGCTAAGGAGTCAGAATATGAAATTGAGATAAAAGATTTGTTTGATACAATGGCAATCGTATCAACTGAAGGCCCCAAATCATGGAAAGTTGTTAAAAAGATTTTTGGTGTTGAAATTGAAAATCTTGCACTTAGAGCATCCATGTCATTTTCATGGAACGGACAGGAAGTCCTTCTTATACGTGCAGGTCGTTCAAGTGAGTACGGATATATTGCAATTTCATCAATTGAAGGCGGATTAAATATATACGATAAACTTTTGAGTGAGGACGGTCAATGGGACTTCCCTGTAAATGAAGGCGGACTGGAATGTCTTGAACTTTCAATGCTTGAAGTTCACCAGCCTAACTTTTTAAGAGAAACCTCCGAACACGGAAATATATTTGAACTTGCACAGCAGTGGCAAATACAATTTGACAAAGAAGACTATATCGGATATGAAAAAATGATGGAAATCTTTAAGTCGGGAAAATCAAAAGGTGCCGTAGGCTTTGTAGCAACTGAAAGTCAAATTCCTTATGAAACAGGCGACAAATTATATCTGAACGAAGCTTGCATAGGACATATTATTTACTCTCTTTTCTCAATAAAGCTTTGCAAGCCTTTAGGAATAGCTTTGCTAAACGATCCTTATGCAAATGCCGGCCTGACATATGAAGTAAAAACCTCAGATGGAGTACTGCAAAAGATACAGACAATATCAGGTCCATTTATACGTCCTTTGAGCTGGGATCAAAAAATGGAATAA
- a CDS encoding acyl-CoA thioesterase: protein MSKWYHEKHIVEFNECDPSKTVYNSKYFVWFENSRFAIAEQVQLSSYVEKIAREQGDSIIFPVLEAECKFLLPIPMGTHLILRTKLEKPKAAKLVFKHIATGEFDGKEYAVATTTVGVLSAKNGLHMSLDDNFKKLINDYLES, encoded by the coding sequence ATGAGTAAATGGTATCATGAAAAACACATCGTTGAATTTAATGAATGTGACCCGTCTAAAACAGTTTATAATTCCAAGTATTTTGTATGGTTTGAAAATTCCAGATTTGCAATTGCCGAACAGGTGCAATTGTCATCTTATGTAGAAAAAATTGCTAGAGAGCAAGGGGATTCAATTATATTTCCTGTTCTTGAAGCCGAGTGCAAGTTCTTGCTGCCTATTCCTATGGGTACTCATTTGATATTGCGTACAAAACTTGAAAAGCCTAAAGCTGCAAAACTTGTTTTTAAACATATTGCGACAGGTGAATTTGATGGTAAAGAATATGCCGTTGCAACTACAACTGTAGGAGTGTTATCAGCAAAGAACGGACTACATATGAGTCTAGACGACAATTTTAAGAAACTGATTAATGATTATTTAGAAAGTTAG
- a CDS encoding ATP-binding cassette domain-containing protein: protein MGKIIKVSNLIKNYGSVEAVKNISFEVEKGSLFAFLGTNGAGKSTTIDILSTLITKNSGSVVINEWELGKDDQKIRKDIGVVFQNSVLDNLLTVRENLSIRGSFYGLSGSALKERISEASKITECDEFMDRRYGKLSGGQKRRADIARALINQPKILFLDEPTTGLDPKTRTSIWNTIGEMQRHLGMTVFLTTHYMEEAANADTITIINQGKIVAEGTPNNLKEKYTDDLLKIYDAEDEVVRYLNEKKIPHSMDKNVVSVNIKAAESAINILADLKGSITSFEMIHGNMDDVFLKAIGQSREEAEC from the coding sequence ATGGGAAAAATAATTAAAGTAAGTAATTTGATAAAAAATTACGGATCCGTTGAAGCTGTAAAGAATATATCTTTTGAAGTTGAAAAAGGAAGTTTGTTTGCTTTTTTAGGTACAAACGGGGCGGGTAAATCCACAACAATAGATATATTATCCACACTGATAACAAAGAATTCCGGCAGTGTTGTGATTAATGAGTGGGAACTGGGAAAAGACGACCAAAAAATCCGCAAAGATATCGGGGTCGTGTTCCAAAACAGTGTTTTGGATAATTTACTTACTGTAAGAGAGAATCTGTCTATAAGAGGCTCATTTTACGGATTGAGCGGCTCTGCATTAAAGGAGAGGATATCCGAGGCTTCTAAAATAACGGAATGTGATGAATTCATGGATCGTAGGTATGGAAAGCTTTCCGGAGGACAAAAAAGAAGGGCGGATATTGCACGGGCATTGATAAATCAGCCAAAGATATTATTTTTAGATGAACCGACAACAGGCCTTGACCCTAAAACCAGGACGTCCATTTGGAATACAATCGGAGAAATGCAAAGGCATTTAGGAATGACTGTTTTTCTGACAACACATTACATGGAAGAAGCCGCAAATGCAGATACAATTACAATTATAAATCAAGGGAAAATTGTCGCAGAAGGTACTCCAAACAACTTGAAGGAAAAGTACACCGATGATTTACTCAAGATTTATGATGCCGAGGATGAAGTGGTTCGGTATTTAAACGAAAAAAAGATACCTCACAGCATGGACAAGAATGTAGTTTCGGTTAATATCAAGGCTGCTGAAAGTGCAATAAACATATTAGCTGATTTAAAGGGTTCTATTACCTCTTTTGAAATGATACACGGTAATATGGATGATGTATTCTTAAAGGCAATAGGACAAAGTCGGGAGGAAGCTGAATGTTAA
- the fabZ gene encoding 3-hydroxyacyl-ACP dehydratase FabZ produces MKFTTKEIMSILPHKAPFLLVDKVIECEPGKYALGIKNVTIDEPFFQGHFPTEPILPGVLIVESIAQVTAVMYCAEFMESMKQDASANNLNEVDIAKKIAEHVGYLVEIKSMKFKKTVHPGDTLHIQVWKKTTFASLSLIEAKVMVDNEIVAEGKISVSEKN; encoded by the coding sequence ATGAAATTTACGACCAAAGAAATTATGTCGATACTTCCCCATAAAGCCCCATTTTTACTTGTAGACAAGGTGATTGAGTGTGAACCGGGCAAATATGCATTAGGTATAAAAAATGTGACTATTGATGAACCGTTCTTTCAAGGTCATTTCCCTACAGAACCTATATTACCGGGCGTTCTTATTGTAGAATCTATAGCACAGGTAACTGCTGTAATGTACTGTGCTGAATTTATGGAGTCAATGAAACAGGACGCTTCGGCAAATAACCTGAATGAGGTTGATATTGCAAAGAAAATAGCAGAGCATGTAGGATATCTTGTCGAAATTAAATCAATGAAATTCAAAAAAACAGTTCATCCTGGTGATACTTTACATATTCAAGTTTGGAAAAAAACAACATTTGCTTCGCTCTCTCTGATTGAGGCTAAAGTTATGGTGGATAATGAAATCGTTGCAGAAGGAAAGATTTCAGTATCAGAAAAAAATTAA
- a CDS encoding ACP S-malonyltransferase, translating into MKKIFIFPGQGAQNPQMLQDIKGYSLNEIKPVFDTVSEACKFDVIAFLESATQEKLSLTNYTQIVMFAMNMAYVKVLSGLGIKPDVTAGHSLGQYCALVAAGVLDLYETSCLIRERSRLMSELKTDGRLCAVSSPCMSIEYVEQMCSDISKASNDCLQIALYNSNKQIVVGGAKPAIEKFYEEIKQNVEYKATILPVGQAFHTPIMDEMLPEFRNYVNDISVKEPSIPVILNCTGDYYIEKNNGEDLKNELIEQCHKPVRWLQTMNTLLEVENPVIIEVGPGHSLSGLFRNLTKEVKVWCSEDKKSLMTLSKKINQE; encoded by the coding sequence ATGAAAAAAATATTCATTTTCCCGGGACAAGGGGCACAAAATCCCCAGATGCTTCAAGATATTAAGGGTTATTCGCTTAATGAAATTAAGCCGGTATTTGACACTGTTTCTGAAGCGTGCAAATTTGATGTCATAGCTTTTTTAGAAAGTGCAACACAGGAAAAACTGAGCCTCACAAATTATACACAGATTGTCATGTTCGCTATGAATATGGCATATGTGAAGGTTTTAAGCGGTCTTGGAATTAAGCCGGATGTAACAGCAGGACACAGTTTGGGACAATACTGCGCTTTGGTTGCCGCAGGTGTTCTTGATTTGTATGAGACAAGCTGCTTAATCAGAGAACGAAGCCGCTTAATGAGTGAATTGAAAACGGATGGACGTTTATGTGCTGTTTCCTCTCCATGTATGTCTATAGAGTATGTAGAACAAATGTGTTCTGATATTTCAAAAGCTTCAAATGACTGTCTGCAGATAGCTCTTTATAACTCAAATAAACAGATAGTTGTTGGCGGAGCAAAACCTGCTATAGAAAAATTTTATGAAGAAATTAAGCAAAATGTTGAATACAAAGCAACAATTCTGCCGGTTGGACAGGCCTTTCATACTCCTATTATGGATGAAATGCTGCCGGAATTCAGAAATTATGTTAACGATATTTCAGTTAAAGAGCCCTCAATACCAGTGATTCTAAATTGTACCGGTGATTATTATATTGAAAAAAACAATGGTGAGGATTTAAAAAATGAGCTGATTGAACAATGCCATAAGCCTGTTCGGTGGCTCCAGACAATGAATACATTATTGGAAGTTGAGAACCCTGTCATAATTGAAGTTGGGCCTGGACATTCTTTATCGGGACTGTTCAGAAATCTGACAAAAGAAGTAAAGGTCTGGTGCTCGGAAGATAAAAAAAGTTTAATGACACTTAGTAAAAAAATAAACCAGGAATGA
- a CDS encoding phosphopantetheine-binding protein: protein MNDIYNKAEEREKLCREIKSMMVEQLDIEMDPEFITNDQPIFGRGLELDSIDALELAVGIYDRFEISVTDDNTTIFSSVNTMADYIEVQKLENEG from the coding sequence ATGAATGATATTTATAACAAAGCAGAAGAAAGAGAAAAACTTTGTAGGGAAATTAAGAGTATGATGGTTGAACAGCTTGATATTGAAATGGACCCTGAATTTATAACCAATGATCAACCAATTTTCGGACGTGGTCTGGAACTGGACTCAATTGATGCTCTTGAGCTGGCTGTTGGTATATATGACAGGTTTGAAATATCTGTAACAGATGACAACACTACAATTTTTAGTTCTGTTAATACAATGGCAGACTATATAGAGGTTCAAAAACTGGAAAACGAGGGTTGA